ATCCCCGAACCAAAAATAAAGAACACAAATAAAAAAATCGAAAAAATAGTTAATGTTTTATTATGATCCAACTTTAATGGTTTTAAAAAGAATAAAAACGAATATATACACAATGGAGAAGCAAAGATCAATACCATAGAAAGCAATCTACCATTTCCCATAGAATGGGGTAATATTTGGGTAACCAAAATAAGTATCGAAGATATAGATAATATCCCATATTCTGTCCGATTTACGAGTATTTTTTTTTGTGTATATAATAAAATACCACTAAATAATAAGAATATTATAACTATATTGAAATATTTTGCAACATCGAGAGAATATGAGTTAGTTGAAAATAATAATTTCAGCGTATAGTTATCACTTGGTTGTAGGAACTTAGATAAATTACTGAACACATCTAAAATAAGCCTTCCTATCCAGATGACGTTACTTGCTGAAGATGTACCTACATACCAGAAAATAAGAAGAGCGGTATATAGTATATATGTATTTAATTTGATAATTTGATCTATTTTAAAAATTTTCATTAATACTTCATATATTGTAAGAGTAATTAAAAAGAAATAGGCTGCGCCATAATGTGAAGCTACGATTGGAAATAAACAAAACGGAAGTAGAATTTTCTTTTTAATTAATTCTATATCGCTATATACCAATAACAAAAAGAGGGTTATAAATAACAAAGCAAAAGCTGTTCTTTGAGCATACATTACCCATTCTTGTGTATAATAAAATGGCATAAATATATATAAAAACGAAGAAAGAAAAGCCACTTTACAACCATGAAATTTAGAATGAATTTGATACATTCCTACGGGTATAAAAGCCATTACAATCCAACTAATTATCTGAACTCCCCAAATAATTCCTATACCCATCAGTTTGGAAAAAACAGGAAGCATAAGAGAAGTAGTTAATAAAGAATTATTTGGTTCATAAGGAAATAACGGATCCCATATACCTGCAGTGTAGACAATTTCTGGGAGGAATGTTTCATAAAATGATTTTCCAGCATAAGAGAGGTTAGTGTGTATTAATAATGAAAAAGAAACCGCCCAAATTATCAAAGGGTAATATTTATCTTTTAACCTTAAACTCATAAATGGAATTCCGGATATCGTAATCAGAACCAACAACAGTAAATAACTTACACCTTGATATTTAAGACTAATACTGCCAAATATAGAAAAAATAGGAATAAATAATATAGCAATAACCTTTAAATTCAAGTTATCTAATCGATCAAAGGTAATAAATGTACAACCTTTCCATTTTGACAATAAAATAAGAACAAATGTTGTAATGTTATAATATACAGTCAAATATATTTCGGATATTGGATTTTCAATGTTTAAAATAATTGCAATTATATTTTCAAATAAGGCTGATATCGTAACAAATGATAAGCTTAAGCCAAAAGAGAATATGATCAAGTCTATAAATTTTAGATTAATTTTTAAAATACTGAGAATTAAAAGTCCTGGAATAAAGGCTAAATATATAAAAACTACAATATGTCTTAGTATTGGAATGTTGATAATTGGAATGCTAATGCCCATAATATCAGCACATATCAAACCCAAGGCTGCGAATTGAATTGATAAGGCAATACTTGTAATATTGATTTTCACTTTGTTATATTCTGTCATAATAAATTCCTAGGTCATACCCCGTTAATTTTTTTAGAATATTTTTGAAAGGAACGTAAGCATTTTAAATTATATACCCCATCGTTTGTTTCAAATCTTCATTCATCTTTTCTTTCTTTTTTTCTGTAATGCCTGTTCTGCTTGTCCATCCGTTTTCATATATCGGAGATAAGAGCATTTTTTGCTTATGTTTTTCAATAATTTCGGAGGTAGAACATATTACTTTAGCTGGATTTCCAGCCGCAACACAATTATCAGGAATATCTGATGTTACTATGCTACCAGCCCCAATGATAACATTATTTCCAATATTAACATGTGGAAGTATGATGCTATTTATGCCAATAAAAGTCTCTTCACCAATGCTGACTCTTCCTATTTTTGAATACCCTGTGTGTAATTTAGTGCTTCCGTCGTGAGCTAAAACGACTACTCCTTTAGCCAAAGAGCTATTTTTTCCAATAGAGATTAGCCAGGGATATTCAGGATCTAATACTACATTCGGACCAATAAACACATTTTTTTCGAACATAAGTTTTTTTTTGAGGATTAAATCATTAGCTCTTTTTTTTAAAAAATAGAAAACTATTGGAAATATACCAAAATATGTTTTAGTCTTCATTCTATCCCTCAGCAATTATTAGGAATGAGTTTCTTATATTCCCCTATTGTTTTTTGTGCTATTCCTTCCCATGACATATTTTTTTTCATAAACTCATATGCTGCATTGCCCATACTATTCTTTAACTTTTTATTTAATAAGACATTTAATAGTGAATCAGCTAGACTTTGTGAATCCTTAGGCGGTACGATAAAACCTGTAACACCATCTAAAACAACTTCAGAAAGGCTTCCTACGTCTGTTGCAACGACTGGTTTTTTAAACGCATAAGCTATTGGAATTATTCCTGTTTGTGATGCTTCGATATAAGGCAAAACGACAACTGAAGATTTCCGAAATAATTCAGAAACCTTTTCATCCGGGATATATTCATTGATTATTTCAAAGTGATTTTTATTATCTATCATATTTTCATACTGAGAAAAATCACCATTACCAGCAATGATTATTCTGAAATTTGATGTTTTTGAGGAGATCAGAGGTTCTGCTTTTATTAGATAGTCTATTCCTTTGTATTCAAGTATTCTACCAAAAAATAGAATTGTGTTTTCTTCTTCATTAATTTCTTTCTGATTTATTGAACTAAAAAATGAAAAATCTCCAATGGGTATAACAGAGATTTTTGAATCTAAAATTCCTCTCTTTATTAAATCTAACTTTAGCCTTTCACCATGAACAAAATCCAAATCCGCAAATTTAGAAGTAATTAATGTACTCATATCAAAAATGAAATTTTTTTGGTCAGAGTGTAACTGAACGTCATGAACTGTAGCTACAACAGGAGCCATTTTTTTTAAGACTGGCAATAAAGGAACTATAAAAGGATGTACCATACTGGTATGTATAATATCGGGCTTTATTTCCAAAAGATACTTAATCATCAAATCAATTCGATATCCATGTATACTAATAGAGGGAATTTTTTTCAAAATGACACGGTTGTCAAAGAGATTTTCATTGATACCTTTTGGAGCGATTAAATAAATAGTACATTCAGTACTAAAGTTAGCTAGAGAATTGCAAAGCTGTGATACATAATGTACCATTCCCCCTTTATTTATCAACAATATGAAACATATTTTTATACAAACCACCCCAAAATTAGTCTACAGTCCTAATTTTTGCAATTTTGAGAATAGTTCCAGGTTTAAGATATACATACTTAGAATACTTCGAATGAATCTGAAAATCATACTTCATAAATTTAATACCTCCTTTATTGGAGAAAATGTGAAATTTTTGAGTAAATTTTCAAGTTTACTAAAGGCCGAATTAACCCCATAATAGGTAATAAAACGAGAAATTAAAGGAAGTGGAACCTTTTGTGTATCAGAATACATCTCCCAGGGATGCATATAGATAACCACGGATCTTTTCGTGTTTACCCGATTTATAGCAGATCTTAAAAAAGAAATTGGAAGAAGTCTAAGATAAAATCCGCCTGCAATGGGGATATTTATTCCAAATTTTATAACGCTCAAAGGATACTCTATTATCGGGCCATCTGGATCATGCACAGTAATATCGTCTTTAGAAGGACAGTACGAAAATACTGGCGCATCCGGGACTCCATATAAATTTGTCTTCACCGGAAAAACACTGGAATCATACTTATAACCATTTTTAACCAGTATATCTAAAGCCCATTTATTCGTATTGTCGATTGAAAAAGTCGGAGCCCTGAATCCAAGTGGAGATTTTCCAGTAATTGATTTCAAAATGCTGTTAGTCTTTTCAATTTCATATTCAAATTTTTTCATTCCAAGCTCATGAAGAGTCTTATGGGAATATGAATGGGAGCCGATTTCGTGACCCTTTTTGGAGATTTCTATTATTAACTCGGGATATTTTTCTGCTAATTTCCCCAGAACAAAAAATGTGGCTTTCGTATCATATTTATCTAGCAAGTCAAGTAAAGGATATACAGCTTCTATTACTTGGTCTTCTTTTTCATCAGGTGCAAATCTACAAACGAGTTCTGCAGTGTACCAATACTCCAGATCGAAACTTAGTGCGTTAATCATGCTTAGTACCCCCCACGAAATGACTTAGGCATTTTTTCACACTGTACTAACCTATTTTCACAAACATGTTTGTCAATTTAAGTCCAGAATTATTATGGGCAACCTATATTATTTTTGTAATATGTTTTTGGCTTGATTCAATTGGTTTTTTTTGGAATGAATTTTCCTCATATTTCTGTCAAACGTATAACGCTGCTAAAGCAAATCCAAAAGGTGGTCACTACTAATCACTCAAGTTTCTTTAGAACTCTAGCCGGACAGCCAACTACAACTGTATAGGGTTCTACGTTTTTCATAACAACACTCCCAGCTCCAACAACACTATGTTCCCCAATTGTAATTCCTGCAAGAATTATACTACCAGGTGCAATCCAGGCCCCACTTTTTATAGTTACAGGTTTTACTTCCCTTGGATAGTACTTTTTTTTTAGATATGGGGAACAGGTTGGATTCGAATGTGCAAAGATCATTGTTCCCATTCCGATACCGACGTAATCTTCGATTGTAATTAATTCCGGGTATAGATCATCGATATTGACACCAGGCCCCAAAAATACATGTTTTCCAATTTTTACGCCCCTCATCCGCTGGAGTTTTACCGATATTCCAAAATGAGGACAAATTTTAGCTATTGTCTGCAATATCCAGTTAATTGCATAACGAAAATAAAATTTAATTACACCGAATGAGCCGGTGTAACCATAATACTCCATAACTTCCCTCAGGTTAATTTCTTCAGGGTTTTCCATTCGTGTGTTAAATTCCTCAGAGTATTCCATTCAGATTCCTGTTCCCCTATTTCTGTATTCAAAAACCATTATCTTGAGATTCAATTTCTTTTTGAATTGATACTATTTGATAAATCATCTTGGAAATCGCATGAAGTATAATCCCGGTAAACACCATAAAAATCCCAACAAACATTATCAAAATCATCAATAAAGTCGATCCAGAGCTCAAACTTTCTCCAGAATAAAAATCCTGTAAAAACTTCGTTCCCATAAACAATCCAGCGGTAGTTGACATCATTCCCGGAATCGTGAAATAATATAAAGGTCTCCTGATCTCCATATCCTTTAGAATCTGGAGCATCACCTGCAGACCGTGTGCAAACGGATTCTGGCTTGAACACTGCTCAAGATCATATCTGCAATGAATCTCAACTTCTACAAAGTTAAGGTTATGATCTCTCGTATAAAGCAGAATTTCAGAGCCTGCAGACATATCATCTCCCTTAAGCCAGATATTCTCAATCGCTTTTTTTCCATAAGCTCGAAAACCGCTCTGGGAGTCTGTAACATAGATCCCACCTGCAAAGTATGTGGCAATGTCTAGAATTTTCATGCCGATTTTTCTGTAGGTTGGCACGTTTTTCCCATTACCTTTTATGAACCGGGAGCCGATTACGAGATCTGCACCATCTTTTAAGGGTTCCAGTAACTGAGGAATCTCATCCGGATTATGCTGCCCATCAGAGTCTATTATTACCATTGCATCTGCATGAAATTCACGAGCTAATTTGAAACAGGATTTAAGAGCCGCACCATATCCCTTATTTACCTCATGCCTCACTACATATCCTCCCACAGACTCTGCAATTTCTGCAGTGTTATCCGAACTTCCATCGTCCACCACGATAACTTTATCAACATATTTTTTGCAACCCAGAATTACTTCTGTGATCACGTGGCTCTCATTATACGCAGGCATTGCGGCAATTGTAAGAGTCAAATGCAAAACTCCATTTCTTAGATGATAATTGCTCTAAATTCTTAGCCAACAGAATTGGTCTGGTCTTCAAAGTCGCATTGCAGTATATTTATAAAGAATCAGGGTATAGAAAAGCACAACAGAACAAATTATCCTTAAGTCTAGTAGTCATAGAAAAAATTGACTATTTAAGGAGGGACTGAGGATTTCCTTTTGTGAATATTTTGATAAACTTCTATTTTTAAAAACGCCATCAATAATAATATTCTCATTTTAAGGTTTGCCTGTAGAATACAGACTATATGCAATAGTGACAATAGTTTCTAAATACATTTTCTCTAACAGTTTTATAGATATCATTCCTTTTTATTAAACATTGTATATTAAACAGGTGACAAAACACAATTAGTAAAATATTCAGTAAAAAAAGTTACCTGCCGAATATATATTTTAACAGAGTAGTTTGTTATGCCCCATCCAGTAAAAGAGTAGTTTGTTATGCCCTATCCAGTTGCACATATTTTGTTCTTTGTATTCGGTATCAGCGCAGTAGCTGTGTATGCTATTGTCAGATCAATTTATCACAGAGAAGCTTCTTTTGAAGGTTCAATGCATTTACTGTTGCTATTATTTGTAGGCAGTTTATGTGCGCTGTTTCCAGACATCATGGTTGTTTATAATTTGCTCGTAAATGGCACTATTGAACACTGCTGGATTGGCTCTGTCCCAACCCATTCACTTCTATTCAGTTTTTCTGCAATCCTGTTCGGAACACTTATAGGATATATGGCATATGGGAAAGTTAGTAAGGCAATATATCTAGGTCTTTTTGGTGAAGCTGCTTTCTTTTCTCATCTATTGCTGGATGATGCTTGTGGTGCCAATTGTACTTACTTCTATCCAATATATAATGAGAGAGTCGCCTTATT
The Methanosarcina sp. WWM596 DNA segment above includes these coding regions:
- a CDS encoding DUF2206 domain-containing protein; protein product: MTEYNKVKINITSIALSIQFAALGLICADIMGISIPIINIPILRHIVVFIYLAFIPGLLILSILKINLKFIDLIIFSFGLSLSFVTISALFENIIAIILNIENPISEIYLTVYYNITTFVLILLSKWKGCTFITFDRLDNLNLKVIAILFIPIFSIFGSISLKYQGVSYLLLLVLITISGIPFMSLRLKDKYYPLIIWAVSFSLLIHTNLSYAGKSFYETFLPEIVYTAGIWDPLFPYEPNNSLLTTSLMLPVFSKLMGIGIIWGVQIISWIVMAFIPVGMYQIHSKFHGCKVAFLSSFLYIFMPFYYTQEWVMYAQRTAFALLFITLFLLLVYSDIELIKKKILLPFCLFPIVASHYGAAYFFLITLTIYEVLMKIFKIDQIIKLNTYILYTALLIFWYVGTSSASNVIWIGRLILDVFSNLSKFLQPSDNYTLKLLFSTNSYSLDVAKYFNIVIIFLLFSGILLYTQKKILVNRTEYGILSISSILILVTQILPHSMGNGRLLSMVLIFASPLCIYSFLFFLKPLKLDHNKTLTIFSIFLFVFFIFGSGISSNIINTVSGTTVDYSINRQMDRLAIQESDGTGKWLLYWPYRLDSTIDATNWFVTHNSGKHIYLDWCLYNHFITHEGTSEIHRCYNVDYGRKKIFENMVMANRVLFTEVLRGIKPINNGEYLFLIQHNTVENSIIIDEQTVLKTSDYKDHFEEMNNIYNNGGNILFHTDKNELYFQ
- a CDS encoding DapH/DapD/GlmU-related protein, yielding MKTKTYFGIFPIVFYFLKKRANDLILKKKLMFEKNVFIGPNVVLDPEYPWLISIGKNSSLAKGVVVLAHDGSTKLHTGYSKIGRVSIGEETFIGINSIILPHVNIGNNVIIGAGSIVTSDIPDNCVAAGNPAKVICSTSEIIEKHKQKMLLSPIYENGWTSRTGITEKKKEKMNEDLKQTMGYII
- a CDS encoding glycosyltransferase family 4 protein yields the protein MVCIKICFILLINKGGMVHYVSQLCNSLANFSTECTIYLIAPKGINENLFDNRVILKKIPSISIHGYRIDLMIKYLLEIKPDIIHTSMVHPFIVPLLPVLKKMAPVVATVHDVQLHSDQKNFIFDMSTLITSKFADLDFVHGERLKLDLIKRGILDSKISVIPIGDFSFFSSINQKEINEEENTILFFGRILEYKGIDYLIKAEPLISSKTSNFRIIIAGNGDFSQYENMIDNKNHFEIINEYIPDEKVSELFRKSSVVVLPYIEASQTGIIPIAYAFKKPVVATDVGSLSEVVLDGVTGFIVPPKDSQSLADSLLNVLLNKKLKNSMGNAAYEFMKKNMSWEGIAQKTIGEYKKLIPNNC
- a CDS encoding polysaccharide deacetylase family protein, producing the protein MINALSFDLEYWYTAELVCRFAPDEKEDQVIEAVYPLLDLLDKYDTKATFFVLGKLAEKYPELIIEISKKGHEIGSHSYSHKTLHELGMKKFEYEIEKTNSILKSITGKSPLGFRAPTFSIDNTNKWALDILVKNGYKYDSSVFPVKTNLYGVPDAPVFSYCPSKDDITVHDPDGPIIEYPLSVIKFGINIPIAGGFYLRLLPISFLRSAINRVNTKRSVVIYMHPWEMYSDTQKVPLPLISRFITYYGVNSAFSKLENLLKNFTFSPIKEVLNL
- a CDS encoding acetyltransferase, with amino-acid sequence MENPEEINLREVMEYYGYTGSFGVIKFYFRYAINWILQTIAKICPHFGISVKLQRMRGVKIGKHVFLGPGVNIDDLYPELITIEDYVGIGMGTMIFAHSNPTCSPYLKKKYYPREVKPVTIKSGAWIAPGSIILAGITIGEHSVVGAGSVVMKNVEPYTVVVGCPARVLKKLE
- a CDS encoding glycosyltransferase family 2 protein, coding for MTLTIAAMPAYNESHVITEVILGCKKYVDKVIVVDDGSSDNTAEIAESVGGYVVRHEVNKGYGAALKSCFKLAREFHADAMVIIDSDGQHNPDEIPQLLEPLKDGADLVIGSRFIKGNGKNVPTYRKIGMKILDIATYFAGGIYVTDSQSGFRAYGKKAIENIWLKGDDMSAGSEILLYTRDHNLNFVEVEIHCRYDLEQCSSQNPFAHGLQVMLQILKDMEIRRPLYYFTIPGMMSTTAGLFMGTKFLQDFYSGESLSSGSTLLMILIMFVGIFMVFTGIILHAISKMIYQIVSIQKEIESQDNGF
- a CDS encoding metal-dependent hydrolase, producing the protein MPYPVAHILFFVFGISAVAVYAIVRSIYHREASFEGSMHLLLLLFVGSLCALFPDIMVVYNLLVNGTIEHCWIGSVPTHSLLFSFSAILFGTLIGYMAYGKVSKAIYLGLFGEAAFFSHLLLDDACGANCTYFYPIYNERVALFSLMNINFQETGLLHYLIISFVSVSFICFFIMMALFSLNKFGFEFKYRFKE